Genomic window (Fundulus heteroclitus isolate FHET01 unplaced genomic scaffold, MU-UCD_Fhet_4.1 scaffold_81, whole genome shotgun sequence):
GAGAGTACATAATATTAAGTAGTCTCCTTGTGTTGGAGAAAGAGAATCTTTCTGGAATGAATCCAGATTGATCTGGATGTACCAGACCACCAATGTGTGAGGACAATCGGTTGGCTAAGACCTTAGCAATAATTTTCTGATCAGAGTTAAGCAGGCTCAAGGGGCGATATGATGCCACGTTGGTAGGGTCTTTATCTTTTTTGAGTAAAAGACAAATATTAGCATCATATAAAGACTCAGGAAAATGGCCAACCTCCACGGAAGACCTGACCATACGCAGTAAAAGTGGTGACACTATATCAATATGAGACTTGTAAAACTCAATACCAAAGCCGTCAGGGCCGCTTGCCTTTCCACTAGGAAAAGAGCGAATTGCTGTCCTTATCTCCTCAAGAGTCACCTCACCATCTAGTTCCAGCCTGGCAGCATCTGCAAGAGTTGGAATGTCCAATGGCTCAAGAAAGCGTGTAATATCCTCTGTAGATGCAGTTGTATTGGAGGCATAAAGTTTATTGTAGTATTGAAAGAAAGTTTTGTTTATTAGCTTATGATCTGTCAGAAGCTCGCCTGATGGAGAAAGTATCTTATTAATGGCTCGCTCAGCCTGCATCCCCTTCAACTGCCTAGATAGTATTTTATCTGCCTTGTCCCCCAATTCAAAATACTTCTGACGGAGCCTCTGGATATCATCCATAACCCGCTCACCCAAAATACAGTTATATTCATACTTTAGGTTCACAATAGAGGTAAATATGTGGTCAGAATTGGAGCTATGGAATGCATCTTCCAGTGTGGCCAGCTGCCTCTCAATTTCAGCCAGACGGTTACGTCTGAGCTTTTTAACATTAGATTGGTATGATATAATATCACCTCTTATGACAACCTTGAAAGATTCCCATAGAGTAGAATCAGAGACAGCGCCATTGTCATTGTAGGCCAAAAAATCTACAATCTTATTAGAGACAAATTTGCAAAAGGAGCTGTCCAAGTTTAAGGAGGGATTAAGTTTCCAATTGTATTGTGCTCTTTGAGTATCAAAGTTAAATTCAACTGACAACGGTGCATGATCAGAAATGAGAATAGGGTGGTAGGTGGATTTGAAAACACGGGGTAATAAGTTTGAATCAACCAGAAAATAATCAATTCTTGTTGAGGATTTGTGTACCgaagaaaaaaaggagtatTGGCACTCTGTGGGATGTAGATGCCGCCAGACATCGACCAGATCCAAAGATGTTGCTAATTTGGTTATAACCGATGTGGACTGCAATGGTGGAGCAGGTTTAGGAGAAGACCTGTCTAGGATAGGGTCGAGGTAGCAATTAAAATCACCGCCAACAACGATCCTATGTTCGCTGTATTCCGCTACGAGATTAAATACTCTTTTGTAGAAGTCTGGACAGTCAAAGTTAGGTGCATAGATGTTAAGGAGGGCCAGAGGGACAGAATTAATAAAGCCAGTAATAAGAACATATCTCCCGCCTGAATCAGTCACCTGTGACTTAAATATGAAAGGTACAGATTTACGAATGAGAATGGCCACTCCTCTCGCCCTGGAGGTGAAGTTGGATTGATACACCCGCGACACCCATGAAGTCCTCAAACGTCTCTGCTCTGCAGGTGAGATATGTGTCTCCTGCAAGAACACAACATCAGCCGACAGATCCTTTAAGTGAGAAAAAACCTTGCCCCTCTTGAGTGCCCTTCCCATACCTCTGCAGTTCCAGGTAATGAAGGTAATCGGATTCATAGCTGGCATGGAAGGGGCATAATCAAAGAACATTCAGAACGATGGACAAAAAGGTGATGTCTGAGCTGaataaaaagggggggggggaaggaaaggaagaaagaaaaggaaaaaggagaagaaagaaaaaaaaaaaaaaaaaaaaagaaagaaaaaggcacCCACCCACCCCTCCCTGCCCCATATTCTAAAACCAAATGATCAAATACCGCCCTCAAACCACCCTCCTCCCACTCCCACACTgcagtgaaaaaacaaacagtgctTCCCTTTGAGCTAAGGGAGGCTGCTGGGAACTGACCAGAGCAGCACACCACGAGAACTTCCATAACCACTCCTAGATAGGGAGCAAAAACCCTGGAGAtctccaaaaaacaaagaacagtaCAAATAACACACCTGGACAATTATAAGTTTCAGAATCAGGTATATAACGGCTACAAGGGGATGTACAAACCAGAGAATATTCAAACTAGAAAGAAGTTAAGGAAAggaataaagaaagaaatgtcaATCCAGAATGACCGCTGAGAATATAACATGTAACTGATATACgattaggaaaagaaaaacaaaaaaacacaaccaacGATATTGTGCTTCAAAGTACAAAAATTATCAAACCTATGAGCCTATTTTGAGACATCTGCTGCGGCAGCGATGGAAGCAGTGTAATGTTCAGCCTCTGCCGGAGAGAGAAAAGTCTTAACAGTGTTGTTGTGTACAACCTGCAGCTTGGCTGGATAGCGTAGTGAGCATTTAGCGCCCGCCTCGGTTAGCTTCTTCCTCACGTTATTGTAGGCCATCCGTTGCGCCACAACTTCAGCTGTGTAGTCAGGAAAGATGGACACACGGGCTCCGTTGTACATCAGGGGTGAATGCAGACGGCTGAGTCGCAGAATGTTAGCCACGTCCCTATCGTTGTGGATCTTTGCGATGATAGCACGTGGTCGCTCCTCGGGTGATGGTTTTGGCCTAGGACTGCGGTGGGCGCGATCAATCTTGATGGGCTTGGCAAAATTATCCTTCCCGAGTACCTCCGGTAACAGCCGTGAAATAAAGTCAGTAGGACGACCTTGTTCTACACCTTCCTTGATGCCAAGCACCCTTATATTGCATCTGCGGGACCGACCCTCCAAATCACTTAGCTTCACTCTCAACATGGCGTTAGCTTCCCGGAGTTGATCACAGGAGGCTTCAAGGGCTGAGATGCGGCCATCGGCAGACGACATGGCTTCATCAATGGCGTTGACTCGGCTCTCTAACTTCCGTTGTTGATTTTGCACGGCAGAGAGAGAAGATTCAATAGCGTTGAAACGACCCTCCATTGTCTTCTTAAGGTCATCAATATGATCGAAAAGTTTAGCAACTTGCACCCCCTGGGCTGTGATAGCACCTAGGATAGCTTCGTTGCTAGCTCCGGAACTCAACTGAGCTGCCTCCTTCTGTGCGCCGTCCTTCTTCCCCATTTTGGAACAAGAGTAGAAAAAAAGTATACCCaagctctaaaaataaaacaatattgaaTAGAGGGCCAGGTGTGTTATGTTAAAAGTGAGGTTTAAGGAGATGACACGGAGCCTCACAAAAAAGCGTCTACTCCATTGCAGCGCTCTAGCGCCCCCCCATCTCCATGCATTTTGAGGTAGATACTGTATCATCATGGTCAGGCAAAACTTGAGGAGAAGTGGGTGGAGAAACCGGTGACTCTGCAGATGGTATGGTTGTTGAACAGGTGGGTACAGCAGTTGATATCTGAACGGTGATTCTTTCAACTACGTCTTTCAGCTGTGTCACTACTGCTGGAAGCTCTAAAAAGAACTTAAAAGAAGGTAACAAATGTTGGTGTCATTAGTGTGTTTTGATACCATTTTAGAAATTTCCATTTGTCATTTGTGATATGAAGAGTGGGATAAAGGCTGGGGTTGATTAATGGGGCTATCAGAAAGGAGGCAGCATGCACAACGCTGTGCTCTATTTTCAATGGCATGCGCCACACAAGGGCGCAAAAGTGCTGCAGCGAGTAAAGCGAAAGGAAGCTAGCGCACAAGCTGCAGTCAAAGTTAAGCAAAGTCAGTAGAACGAAATGTGCGAACACCAGAAAGCAAAATACAGAATGTAGTGCTGTGTATTGACAGAAAACTGTCAAACTCTAAGCCTAAGGCCAGCCTGTAACAGCTATGAAAAGGGACCCTGCTTAAAAGCCTGAACTGCCCGACCTGCTCCATAAACCTGAGGGTTTCCTGCACCCACAGCTTCTTCTTCCTAGCTGCTGTCTTCCTCTGAACTACCAGGGCTAGTGCTAGCGCTAGATTCTCTGCTCAGGAGAGATGCATATTTCTCTATATTTCATATATTGTAAggtgtatgcaacaaaatttcactAAAATTTGTCTAAGTCAAAGTCTTAATATTTTCTGCTGTTAACAACACCATCAATCCAGCACACCCAACGCCAAACAGAGATGAGATCCAACTGCGCCGTGCTGCACTCCAGTTTCTGGGTAGCTGCTCCTCATCTGATGACACCTCATTTGAGTTACTTaactaaaccaaaacatatATAACATATCAGCATTCTACATTTAGTAAATTTCACACCATAGCTATTACATTGGCCTAAAGTAcaccaaataaaatacagtcaatattattattattatattattattttacctctgaatcttttttgtttgccaACTGCTTCTTCAGCTCCTCAATCATATGGTTTGCTGAGTCTTTTTCTGGATCGGTTGCTTTCTTGGTTTTCTATGAcaattttaattcagttttgtaTTGTAATAACAGGTATGTCTAGCATCACTATTAATGAGTTACAGAAGTGACAGAATTAGTCCTTGATGTTCCAAAACAAGTAGCGTAGCGAAATACAGTTTCTGTCGTCTTTTATTTGGCATTTTGTAAAATCCCATTGAATTCTGTTGGAAGACTCTGATATTACTGCACCACCGTCTATGCTTCAGGTTCAAATACGAATCATACATTGCGCAgatatatttgcttttaatagTCAACAAACTCCACTAACTACTCGCTGAGTTGCACAGTTTTGAAAACGAACGTTAAGGGTTGTTTTAGGACATGTTTGAGTAGCCTACTACAGTATGCCCATTGTCAGCCACCCTGAAAAACGAGTCAGAAAAGTCGAGACAGGACCAATCGTCAAAATTTCGGTGTTCACCACTCTAGTtcatccaaaacaaagcagaaaaggGCCTTAAAGGGCTAAAAAACGGAATTTTCCTTTAACCTCTAAACCTCAGTTACCTTCACACAACTTGCTGACACTTGTTGACAGCTTGATTCGTGGTCCTGGCTTGACCTCCGACTTGTGCAACTTGGCCATGAGcaccttttttggctcttgccTTTCCTTAAGTAGGCCACCAGAGCATTGGATGAATAGCACTCTGGTGACCCACACCTTCTAAACAGTTCCTCCCTAGTCACTGTATATGTGCAATATCAGTGGAGATTTTAAGCAGGCATATTGAGTTAAAACAATCTTCAACCTTGGAGAAATGTCAGTAGGTAACACTTTAGGTACAGGACAACACATAAAGGAGACCTTAAAAGGGTTCTACATAAGTCATTCCCAACAGCTTCTTAAATACATGACTCTGTATTCCCAGCTTTGGCCCAGTAAATCTAGGTGGAAGCTCATATTCAAGGTGGCATTAACAAATGGCGATCAAATGACTGTATGTTACTGTACAGTCAATCAGCTTAATGCTACCCACACCCTTTTCTGTGATTGGACCTATCTGAGGCAAAGATTTGAACTTCCATTCCATCCCTGCTTGCAGAGCAAAATCAAATAGCATgcttggggggaggggggcgcaATGTGTAGACAGTTATTGTTTGGAACTATTTATTCATTAGAAATAATTATGTAAATGTATGAAATATTGATAGTGATGACATTCAATATTACCTTTTGGCCTTGGTCCCATCAGATATTCGGAGAACACTCTCCACTTTGAATAATACTATAGAAGTGAAAAcatattgttgttattttaatgtgaccTCATTTCATGCCCAAAACTATGCTGACCATAATACAGTATCTTCCTACCTTGTTCCCCCTCTGTGGCCGCTGATTCTAGGCCACCATCTAATGTATTTAAGACAAATCAGAGAACAGCATTCAAGGAACAGTTTTATATGGGGTTCCGTTTGTACCAAAAATAAGCAGATGTAATTTGtctagatgttgtgttgttgttgcataTGTGTTGTCTGCATATGTAGAAGTTGCACACGTATTTGTTGTATATGTAGATGTTgcatatgtctatgttgcacatgtctgttgtatatgtctatgttgcacatgtctatgttgcatatgtctatgttgcacatgtctatgttatatatatctatgttgCAGATGTAATATGtctagatgttgtgttgttgttgcataTGTGTTGTCTGCATATGTAGAAGTTGCACATGTATTTGTTGTATATGTAGATGTAgcatatgtctatgttgcacatgtctgttgtatatgtctatgttgcacatatctatgttgcatatgtctatgttgcacatgtctgttgtatatgtctatgttgcacatgtctatgttgcatatgtctatgttgcacatgtctatgttgcatatgtctatgttgcacatgtctatgttatatatatatctatgttgcacatgtagcCGTTGCATATGTCTAGGTTGCACATGTCTATCTGCTATTGTGTTGCTAAGTCACTGTGATCTTGCCAGTTCATGTGCAGTAAACTAACCTACACCTTGCAGTTGTTTTATGATGTTGCCACCTGTTGTTGGTTCACGTAATTGTCTGCACGTCTGTAGCTTCCGTCATTGGTTAATGTCATTGCTCTCAGCTGTTGGTATATGCTGTTGGTCCTTGTCGTTGGTTCATGTCGTTGGTCTTTGTCGTTGGTCTTTGTTGCCTGTTCCCCTCGCCATTACAAACAGTggaactttattttctgttgtctaagtgtttgtttaaaaaaatacaaaaatgttggTTTATCATTATCAATAGCTCCAAAATGTTTAGATTTCCACGAATCTCGTGGTATTTACTTCAGGCATTAATTAGGACAGCAAAGCAGGAAGGAGGGGGCCTGGCGCAAATAGCTTTGGGATAATAATGAGGGGGGAGAGGTACATTTataggcttaaaactttaaaataaaaccaaagggCTCCGCCTATGGCCCGTGAATAAATGTGTGCTCGCACTGGCaggattcaaagtgctttacatggtaTCTACTGTCTGGATCGCCGGGTTGTTTAATCGTAGCCTAACCAAAACTTTTTTCAGACACTAGGGGGCGTAATAAGACAATGGACGCTAACTTGGTGCAGTTTTGTCAAGATCATTTATATTATCAACTGACAATAAATAATTATCCTTGGAGGactaacatttaaaatgagaaaaatgccTCCCATAAATCATGAAAAGGGTTAACTCAAATAAAAGGCCACAATAATATTGCATTTGGACGTTTGCATTTGATGAATATTATCAAAATGCCACCTTTTTAATCAGAGGCTCTGGGATCTCCCTACCACGTTTTAGGATAAATAACATCTGATTTCATACAAAGCATTCAAGCTTTTGAACAAAGTCAGGATTTGCAAAAAGTAAATCTTCCCTTTCACTTTAATATAGTCAGTTGTAATTTTTAATGCTTgataaaaatttacttttaaaattcaagttctgaaaaaaagataacaggcaatttcacaaaaataaatttattttcaataaacacaTGGTACAAAACCATACCATAAATCCACTCCCATAAGTTAAATTATGTCAAAAGAAAAGAGCAAGTAATGCTTATTGCTCACATTTCCAACTCTCTCCCATTCTAATTTGAGGCTTGGCCAAACTAGCTTGTTCACTAGTGACACACTTTTAACAGAATAATCTCGTGGGACGCAATGATGACGATTGGGGCTGAACATGCCACTATGTTTTGTTGCTTCCTGTTCGATGGTTTTATAGTAATGTATCCCCACTTTGatcctttaaaaactgataataCTATTGACCTAGGATACGCTGGAGGGACAACAACATAGGTAGGAGAATGTCACGGTAATATTGTTAGAATTTACCTTTAATACCATTTTAGAAAAAGTCAGAGCCTGATTTTCTGAACAAatcttttaactttatttttgaacaaatgATATACTTTGGCCTATAAGGCAAACttcaaaattaaagaaacacacacacacacacacacacacactaaacaaaatcaaaagttGGAGACTGCAAAATGCTTGACTCCATGTAATCTACAAAGTCGTCAAACGTCTCATGAATCGGAAGCCTCAAAATAACGCTGCACGTGTTGGCTTCCGGATAGCGCCGCCGGGAACCATCTTCGAGAGGGGTGTGTAGAAACTCAATTTGAGGCTTGTGGGGGAAGCCAAGTGGAGGGATTTGTTCCACTCCAGAAAcgaaaatcaatattttttgaaGGGTGACTGCTCTTGAACCatctaagaagaaaaaaaaaacaatttttgattacttttgttGAAAGTTTGTTTATAACCAAGTAATTATGTATATCCCAACATACCGCCAACTTCAATAAGCCAGTCCCTCCAAAAGGTGAGTGTCAGATTTTCCCTTCTCCGGGCATTGCTGCCAGGTGGAGAGAAGACTGTCTCAAAAAGGGTCATCATGCTCTGGACTGTGAGCTGGGCATGTCCAGAAACAAAGATGGGGCGAAGGATGTCAGGGTGGGCCCTCATTGCCTCAGCGACCTTGAGGCAATCCAATCCCTCAATGAGCCTGTCAGGAAAGAATATTTTGACATGTATAAAAGCTATTAAAAATTGGTTTGCACAACAATTTAACTGTAAAGACTGGCCCATAAGTATATTTCAAACCCCAGGCATATTTGGACATAAACATTAACAATACTTCACTTTCCATTAAAACACCCAATATTTAAATACAAGGCATTGGTTTCCGTGGTTTAACCAAAGTCTGGGGCTTTAAAGCTTGATGCATTACCATTCACTGGGGGCGATTTATGTAACACAGCCCAATTGCGTATAGAGAAGTTGTGAGGAAAAATGTATTATCACTCCAGTCAGCATGGGTCAAGAAAGCACAGGTCAAACAGATAAAGGCAGACTGAGAGCTGAATCTGTCTCCTGCTACTCATCCAGACGTTGGAGAAACAGGACGGAGAACATCTGCTAAAGGTTTTAACCATCCTTAGCCCCTTTTACACTGGTGCTACCCTATTCCTGCCTGTCGACACCATTCTATTCTACTGCTGTtgatacaaataaattaaaataaaccacCTCTGTTCACGCAGGGACTGCAGTGGGACGGCACAGGGTGGGGCCGAGCCAATCTATATGGTCCAAAGTTTTCCTCACAGAGCTTACATTTAGAGGTTTGAATAGTTTTTTGTAAATTGGCAAAAATCTCCAGGGTTAAATTTTTCTTCAGAACAATACCACAGATTTTGCTGCCAGCTAAGTTATTGTTATAGAATAAACACACAgcacagattttactttctctACTCCTACTGCAGAAGCAGAGCCAGCCATGTTCTGATCTGATTTGGTTTATTAAATACAGTATGCATATTTAAGACGCAACATGACAGTCTAAGTCTAGAGAGCTGACGTCTCCCTTCCCCACACACACCCTTCAGACATGAACAGGGAAAGTCAAAAGTCTGTTTAATCCTTAGTGCTAACATATCAGCCTAAAACAGAACTGTGGCAGAATATAGGTTGAAAGATCTAGTCTAAAGAACACGTAAATGCCACAATTAATAACTTCAATGTATTGTGTCCCTAGCCAAAcattaagacatttttattgcacattaattgtcTGTTGACaacctaataataataataataataataataatagttactttattgatctcacaatggagaaattcagctctgcatttaacccatccccttggggaacagtgggctgccatgtgcggcgcccggggagcaatcagggggttaatggtcttgctcagggacccagagtgccgtcACTGGGGattgaactgggtacttgcatccttctctgtaTGCAagtgcgctgctctaaccactagaccactCCCCCACAAAGGAGTATGGTGTGCATACAACCTAGTCTGTATGCACACCACTGTATAACGAGTACTAGTCAAAAATACCAACAACAAAGACAAGCCAATACTTTTTAACAGTGGATCTCTGTTGACACAAAATATTCAGTACATGGGATTCTACTTACTGGTCCAGTGCAGGTTTAACGCGCCCCTCAACATGGGCCCTTGCTGCCTCCTCAATAAGAGCCTGCCGGCTCTCCATGTTTAGGAGAGACATTGCACAGCCCAGGGTACATAGTGCCGGCCAGGCTTCCCCAACAGCACGCTGGGCTTCATCAAAGGTTTCTGCAGCCTTTATCTGtgttaatgaaaacacaaacacacacacacatatacatatcaatacacacacacacacacacacatatatatatatatatatatatatatatatatatatatatatatatatatatatatatatatatacagagagagagagagatatagatatatgtgtgtgtgtgtgtgtacacaaaAATTGTGTAACCCACTTTATCAAGGTGCTGACGCAGTTCCCAATCGCCAACCTCCTCCAATGAGACTGGGCCTGTTTGTTGCCGACATAGCTGCGT
Coding sequences:
- the LOC118562145 gene encoding G2/M phase-specific E3 ubiquitin-protein ligase-like; this translates as MFVDGEGQSEGAVDDGGPSREFLRLLVAALRDSRYFEGPEGSKNLSLVHRGVEFGDYKIIGQMLSLALLQGGVRPSFLSQRLYTQLCRQQTGPVSLEEVGDWELRQHLDKIKAAETFDEAQRAVGEAWPALCTLGCAMSLLNMESRQALIEEAARAHVEGRVKPALDQLIEGLDCLKVAEAMRAHPDILRPIFVSGHAQLTVQSMMTLFETVFSPPGSNARRRENLTLTFWRDWLIEVGDGSRAVTLQKILIFVSGVEQIPPLGFPHKPQIEFLHTPLEDGSRRRYPEANTCSVILRLPIHETFDDFVDYMESSILQSPTFDFV